The nucleotide window AGGACCGTGATCGCCGAGCGGGCGAGGCGAGCGGGTCGCCCGTGTCGCTCGCTGCCGTCGTCACCCGTGTCGACACCGGCCGATGTCATAGGCAGTCACTCGGAGAGGTCGGTACGGGTCCGGGTCGTCACTCCCCGCCGACTGCGGGATCCGTCAGATCCGCCTCCATGACGAAGTCCGGCTCGTCGGAGACGGGACACCGCACGGCCGCGAGGTCACTCACCGTCCGGACGGTCTCCGGGACGAACACCCGGACGGCGTCGGCGCCGAACTCGCCGGCGTCGCGGGCGACGCTGTCAACGACCGACGCCGCCGCAGTCGGCGAGTCCCAGGCGCCGACGGCGTACGTCGCCAGTCGGCGGACGCCCTCGTCCGTCTCTCGCTCGCTGGTCTGTGCCCGCGCGGCGAACCCGCGGGTGCCACCGTCCTGTACGACGAACAGGCCGTCCTCGTCGGCCGCTCGCCGGAGGTCCGACCGCCGGAGTTCGGAGACGGCCCACGACTCTCCGGCGTCCAGAGCGAGCCCCGAGAGCGTCCTCCGGGCGTCGCTGTCCGTCCAGTACGACCACGCCGCGTCGGGGTCGGCGACGACGGACAGTTCGGGCTCCGCGTCGGCGTCCGGCTCCGGGGTGGCGTAGCGGAACTCCGTCGCCGGGGCGAAGCCGACGGACCGCGACTGCCCCAGTCCGGCGACGTTCCAGGAGAACACCATGTTCCGGCAGACGACGGCGCCCTGCTCGCGGGCCCACCGGAACGCCGCCCGAGAGAGCCGCTGCGAGACGCCGTGACCGCGGTAGTCGGGGTCGACGCGCATCCCCTGAGCCCACGCCTCCGTCTCCGACAGCAGGACACACTGGAGCACGCCCGCGGGGTCGCCGTCGACGACGGCCACGAGCGTGTGTTGTTCGGGACCGTCCGTCTCGACCCACTCCGGGAACGTCTCCGGGAGGTAGTCGCTCGCCTCCTCGCGGTCGCTCCAGGTGTCGCGGGTGAACGCGACCACGCTGTCCACGTCCGACTCGCGGGCCTGGCGGACGGTGGTCGCCTCGTCGGTCACCGCCACGGCTGGCTCTCCTCCGTCAGTTCGCCCGCGAGGTCAGTTCGCATCGTCGCTTCGGGGTCGTCGCGGTTGGCGAGCGCCCACATCAGCTTCACCTTCGCGGTGCCGGGCAGGGTGTCGCCCGCCTCCACGACGCCGGCGTCCAGGAGGTCTCGACCGGTGTCGTACACGCGGTCACAGACCCGCCCCTCCAGACACTGGCTCGTCATCACGACGGTCGTCCCGTCGTCGACGAACTCCGCCAGCCGCGGGATCAGGTCCGTGTGGACGTGCCCGAGACCGGTTCCTTCGACGACGACGCCGTCCTTGTCCGAGAGGTAGTCCATGGCGGCGGGATCCATCCCAGGGGTGAACTTCAGCAGTTCCACGTCCGTCTCCATGTCGGCGGCGACGGGGATCTCGTCGGGACGGTCGTCGGGGCGGGTGCGGTAGTCGGCGTCCTCGCGCAGTCGGACGGTCACCTCGTCGGGGTCGTAGTCGACACGCCCCAACGGGTCGCCGCCGACAGTCTCGAAGGCGTCACGGCGAGAGGTGTGGTTCTTCCGGACGCGGGTGCCGCGGTGGATCGCGCAGCCGTCGTCCGTCTCGTCGGCGTGCATGCAGACCACCACCTCCGCGAGGTCGGACTTGGCCGTCTCGACGGCGCCGACGGCGTTGACGACGTTGTCGGAGGAGGGGCGGTCCGCGGAGCGCTGGCTCCCCGTGAACACGACCGGCACCGGGGTGTCGAGCGCGAACGACAGCGCGGCCGCGGAGTACTGCATCGTGTCCGTCCCGTGCATCACGACGACGCCGTCGGCACCACGTTCGATCTCTTCGGCGACCGCGTCGGCCAACTCCCGCCAGATCGACGGCTCCATGTTCTCCGAGAGGATGTTGGCGACGACCCGCCCGGTGTAGTTGGCCCGACCGGCCAGGTCCGGCACCGCCCGCAACACGTCCTCGGCGTCGAACCGCGCCGTCACCGCCCCCGTGCGGTAGTCGACCGTGGAGGCGATGGTGCCGCCGGTGGAGATCAGCGCGATCCGTTGGCGGTCCTCGTCGAACTCGATCTCCGAGCGCGCCCCCGGCTCCGTCTCCGTCTCTCCCACGTCGTACACGTCCGCCTCGACGAGCTCTACCGTCGACTC belongs to Halobaculum sp. MBLA0143 and includes:
- the gatD gene encoding Glu-tRNA(Gln) amidotransferase subunit GatD, with translation MEPDPGDRVRVQRAGVTDEGVLMPSSDAERLVVKLDGGYNVGLSRAESTVELVEADVYDVGETETEPGARSEIEFDEDRQRIALISTGGTIASTVDYRTGAVTARFDAEDVLRAVPDLAGRANYTGRVVANILSENMEPSIWRELADAVAEEIERGADGVVVMHGTDTMQYSAAALSFALDTPVPVVFTGSQRSADRPSSDNVVNAVGAVETAKSDLAEVVVCMHADETDDGCAIHRGTRVRKNHTSRRDAFETVGGDPLGRVDYDPDEVTVRLREDADYRTRPDDRPDEIPVAADMETDVELLKFTPGMDPAAMDYLSDKDGVVVEGTGLGHVHTDLIPRLAEFVDDGTTVVMTSQCLEGRVCDRVYDTGRDLLDAGVVEAGDTLPGTAKVKLMWALANRDDPEATMRTDLAGELTEESQPWR
- a CDS encoding N-acetyltransferase family protein, which codes for MAVTDEATTVRQARESDVDSVVAFTRDTWSDREEASDYLPETFPEWVETDGPEQHTLVAVVDGDPAGVLQCVLLSETEAWAQGMRVDPDYRGHGVSQRLSRAAFRWAREQGAVVCRNMVFSWNVAGLGQSRSVGFAPATEFRYATPEPDADAEPELSVVADPDAAWSYWTDSDARRTLSGLALDAGESWAVSELRRSDLRRAADEDGLFVVQDGGTRGFAARAQTSERETDEGVRRLATYAVGAWDSPTAAASVVDSVARDAGEFGADAVRVFVPETVRTVSDLAAVRCPVSDEPDFVMEADLTDPAVGGE